The Medicago truncatula cultivar Jemalong A17 chromosome 4, MtrunA17r5.0-ANR, whole genome shotgun sequence genome includes a region encoding these proteins:
- the LOC25494197 gene encoding threonine synthase, chloroplastic — MVVSSLFHPSFSTLVFNAPKPNTHNRTLTVATATTNNHSPSPDLATDNIKDIARRHPATSNNFTAKYVPFNSTFDSPESYSLDEIVYRSNSGGLLDVHHDIEALAKFDGAYWRNLFDSRVGKTTWPYGSGVWSKKEWVLPEIHPDDIVSAFEGNSNLFWAERFGKQFVGMNDLWVKHCGNSHTGSFKDLGMTVLVSQVNRLRKMNRPLVGVGCASTGDTSAALSAYCASAGIPSIVFLPANKISTAQLIQPVSNGALVLSIDTDFDGCMKLIREITSELPIYLANSLNSLRIEGQKTAAIEILQQFDWQVPDWVIVPGGNLGNIYAFYKGFKMCKDLGLVDKIPRLVCAQAANANPLYLYYKNGWKEFKAIKAETTFASAIQIGDPVSIDRAVYALKNSDGIVEEASEEELMDAMALADSTGMFICPHTGVALTALIKLRNNGVIGASERVVVVSTAHGLKFADSKIDYHSGNIAGIGRFANPPVSVKADFGSVMDVLKDFLLSKAPK, encoded by the coding sequence atggtTGTGTCTTCTCTGTTTCATCCTTCATTCTCCACCCTCGTTTTTAACGCTCCTAAACCGAATACACATAACCGCACACTCACCGTCGCCACCGCCACCACCAACAACCACTCTCCATCACCGGATCTCGCCACCGACAACATCAAAGACATCGCCCGCCGTCACCCTGCCACCTCCAACAACTTCACTGCCAAATACGTCCCATTCAACTCCACCTTCGACTCCCCTGAATCCTACTCCCTCGATGAAATCGTTTATCGCAGCAACTCCGGCGGCCTCCTTGACGTCCACCATGACATCGAAGCACTGGCAAAATTCGACGGCGCGTACTGGCGCAACCTATTCGATTCGCGCGTGGGTAAAACCACTTGGCCTTATGGTTCAGGTGTATGGAGCAAAAAGGAATGGGTCCTACCAGAAATCCACCCTGATGATATCGTTAGCGCTTTTGAAGGTAACTCTAATCTTTTCTGGGCTGAACGTTTTGGCAAACAGTTTGTAGGCATGAACGATCTTTGGGTTAAACACTGTGGTAATAGCCATACCGGAAGTTTCAAAGATCTTGGAATGACTGTGCTTGTTAGTCAGGTCAATCGCCTCCGGAAAATGAACCGTCCTTTGGTCGGAGTTGGCTGTGCTTCCACCGGTGATACCTCGGCTGCACTGTCTGCTTATTGTGCTTCAGCCGGAATTCCTTCGATTGTTTTCCTACCAGCGAATAAAATCTCAACCGCCCAGTTGATTCAGCCTGTTTCAAATGGTGCATTGGTGCTTAGTATTGACACTGATTTCGATGGTTGCATGAAGCTGATTAGGGAAATTACTTCTGAATTGCCGATTTATTTGGCGAATTCGTTGAATAGTTTGCGAATTGAAGGACAGAAAACTGCTGCTATTGAGATTTTGCAGCAGTTTGATTGGCAGGTACCTGACTGGGTGATTGTACCTGGTGGAAATTTGGGGAATATTTATGCATTTTACAAAGGTTTCAAAATGTGTAAAGATTTAGGGCTTGTTGATAAGATTCCAAGGCTGGTTTGTGCACAAGCTGCAAATGCAAATCCTTTGTATTTGTATTATAAGAATGGTTGGAAAGAGTTTAAAGCAATTAAAGCCGAAACAACTTTTGCTTCTGCTATTCAAATTGGTGATCCTGTTTCAATTGATAGAGCTGTTTATGCATTGAAGAATTCTGATGGGATTGTTGAGGAAGCTAGTGAAGAGGAATTGATGGATGCAATGGCACTTGCTGATTCAACTGGAATGTTTATTTGTCCTCATACTGGTGTGGCTTTAACTGCTTTGATCAAGCTTAGGAATAATGGGGTTATTGGAGCTAGTGAAAGGGTTGTGGTTGTTAGTACTGCTCATGGTTTGAAATTTGCAGATAGTAAGATTGATTATCATTCTGGGAATATTGCTGGAATTGGTCGTTTTGCTAATCCACCTGTTTCTGTTAAGGCTGATTTTGGTTCCGTTATGGATGTGTTGAAAGATTTTCTGTTGAGTAAAGCACCAAAGTAG